A window of the Streptomyces sp. NBC_00250 genome harbors these coding sequences:
- a CDS encoding TFIIB-type zinc ribbon-containing protein: MQCPKCHAAMHTYNRNGVQIEQCSGCRGIFLDYGELESLTRLESQWVQQAPPAPPAPQAYPAQPAPAAPAWGAPHHGGHHGGGHYRQRGFGRMLFSS; this comes from the coding sequence ATGCAGTGTCCGAAGTGTCATGCGGCCATGCACACGTACAACCGCAACGGCGTCCAGATCGAGCAGTGCAGCGGCTGCCGCGGGATATTCCTGGACTACGGCGAGCTGGAGTCCCTGACCCGCCTGGAGTCCCAGTGGGTCCAGCAGGCGCCGCCCGCCCCGCCGGCCCCGCAGGCCTACCCGGCGCAGCCCGCCCCCGCCGCTCCCGCCTGGGGCGCCCCGCACCACGGCGGTCACCACGGCGGCGGTCACTACCGCCAGCGCGGCTTCGGCCGGATGCTCTTCTCCTCCTGA
- a CDS encoding serine/threonine-protein kinase — MAMMRLRREDPRIVGSFRLHRRLGAGGMGVVYLGSDRRGQRVALKVIRPDLAEDQEFRSRFAREVSAARRIRGGCTARLVAADLEAERPWFATQYVPGPSLHDRVAEEGSLRAADVASIGAALSEGLVAVHEAGVVHRDLKPSNILLSPKGPRIIDFGIAWATGASTLTHVGTAVGSPGFLAPEQVRGAAVTPATDVFSLGATLAYAAMSDSPFGHGSSEVMLYRVVHEEPQLHGVPDALAPLIRACLAKDPEDRPSTLQLSMRLKEIAAREAQGLPVSRPPVQRERAEERNTVRPTERYTERDVPGRGPERGAERGGERATERGADRGTERDRGGRGPGPASRPSGGPRTGGRPATRPGARSTSTGRRPANPRLLRQRLFVFVVVTLVVALGIAAAQALQG, encoded by the coding sequence ATGGCGATGATGCGGCTCCGGCGCGAGGATCCGCGGATCGTCGGGTCGTTCCGACTCCACCGCAGGCTGGGGGCCGGCGGGATGGGAGTCGTGTACCTGGGGTCCGACCGGCGCGGCCAGCGGGTCGCGCTCAAGGTGATCCGGCCCGACCTGGCCGAGGACCAGGAGTTCCGGTCCCGGTTCGCCCGCGAGGTGTCGGCCGCCCGGCGGATCCGCGGGGGCTGTACGGCCCGGCTGGTGGCCGCCGACCTGGAGGCCGAGCGCCCCTGGTTCGCCACCCAGTACGTGCCCGGCCCCTCGCTGCACGACCGGGTCGCCGAGGAGGGCTCGCTGCGCGCCGCCGACGTGGCCTCGATCGGGGCCGCCCTCTCGGAAGGCCTCGTCGCCGTCCACGAGGCCGGGGTCGTGCACCGGGACCTCAAGCCCTCGAACATCCTGCTCTCCCCCAAGGGCCCCCGCATCATCGACTTCGGCATCGCCTGGGCCACCGGGGCCAGCACCCTGACCCATGTCGGTACGGCCGTCGGCTCGCCCGGCTTCCTCGCCCCCGAGCAGGTGCGCGGCGCCGCCGTCACCCCCGCCACCGACGTGTTCTCCCTCGGTGCCACCCTGGCGTACGCGGCCATGTCCGACTCCCCCTTCGGGCACGGCAGTTCCGAGGTCATGCTCTACCGGGTCGTGCACGAGGAGCCGCAGTTGCACGGGGTGCCCGACGCGCTGGCGCCGCTCATCCGGGCCTGCCTGGCGAAGGACCCCGAGGACCGTCCCAGCACCCTTCAGCTGTCGATGCGGCTCAAGGAGATCGCGGCGCGCGAGGCGCAGGGGCTGCCGGTGTCGCGGCCGCCCGTACAGCGGGAACGGGCCGAGGAGCGGAACACCGTACGGCCGACCGAGCGGTACACCGAGCGGGACGTGCCCGGTCGTGGGCCCGAGCGGGGTGCGGAGCGGGGCGGTGAGCGGGCCACGGAGCGCGGCGCCGACCGGGGTACCGAGCGGGACCGCGGCGGGCGCGGGCCCGGACCGGCCTCCCGGCCCTCCGGCGGGCCGCGGACCGGTGGCCGTCCGGCGACCAGGCCGGGTGCCCGCTCGACGTCCACGGGCCGCCGCCCCGCCAACCCGCGGCTGCTGCGGCAGCGGCTCTTCGTCTTCGTGGTGGTGACGCTGGTGGTCGCCCTGGGCATCGCCGCCGCCCAGGCCCTTCAGGGGTAG
- a CDS encoding aminoglycoside phosphotransferase family protein, with amino-acid sequence MDPTAPPRTDDRPARLPPARLAAVAHAAAHRPGAPCRCPSALVGVLADRDDGTVVRHGGLVAKAHAPGTDPEAHRARLALAAHPAVSGVFLPPLPAPATVPAELDGRPVTLWPYGPPVDPVDPDAAPWEEAARLLALLHGTPPPPGSADRLPEMRAPVKAALAVDRMLRAAPDHPATATVLAAWRSVPGDARRPGAGNPAQGTRLLCHGDFHLGQLVRDTGSRLDGPWRLIDVDDLGLGDPAWDLARPAAWFAAGILPPEVWSRFLGAYVEAGGPAVGADPWVRLDVPARALTVQTAALALAKSTGEGRPLDEVEDVMIDTCARIAGHRTDSAPSAST; translated from the coding sequence GTGGACCCCACCGCCCCGCCCCGCACGGACGACCGCCCCGCCCGGCTCCCGCCGGCCCGACTCGCGGCCGTCGCACACGCCGCCGCTCACCGCCCCGGCGCCCCTTGCCGTTGTCCCAGTGCCCTGGTCGGGGTGCTCGCCGACCGGGACGACGGGACCGTCGTGCGCCACGGTGGACTGGTCGCCAAGGCGCACGCCCCCGGCACCGACCCCGAGGCGCACCGCGCACGGCTGGCCCTCGCGGCGCACCCGGCGGTCTCCGGTGTGTTCCTCCCGCCGCTCCCGGCACCCGCGACCGTGCCCGCCGAGCTCGACGGCCGTCCCGTCACCCTCTGGCCGTACGGCCCGCCCGTCGACCCGGTGGACCCCGACGCCGCCCCCTGGGAGGAGGCCGCGCGGCTCCTGGCGCTCCTCCACGGCACCCCGCCTCCGCCCGGGTCGGCGGACCGGCTCCCGGAGATGCGGGCCCCGGTCAAGGCGGCCCTCGCCGTGGACCGGATGCTCCGCGCGGCCCCGGACCACCCGGCCACCGCGACCGTCCTCGCCGCGTGGCGATCCGTCCCCGGCGACGCCCGACGGCCGGGCGCCGGCAATCCCGCCCAGGGGACCCGCCTCCTCTGCCACGGCGACTTCCACCTCGGCCAACTGGTCCGAGACACCGGCTCCCGGCTCGACGGCCCCTGGCGTCTCATCGACGTGGACGACCTGGGTCTCGGGGACCCGGCATGGGATCTGGCCCGCCCCGCCGCCTGGTTCGCCGCCGGCATCCTGCCCCCGGAGGTCTGGTCCCGTTTCCTCGGCGCGTACGTGGAGGCGGGCGGCCCGGCCGTGGGCGCCGATCCGTGGGTCCGACTCGACGTGCCCGCCCGCGCCCTGACGGTCCAGACGGCGGCCCTGGCCCTCGCGAAGTCGACGGGGGAGGGCCGGCCGCTCGACGAGGTGGAGGACGTGATGATCGACACCTGCGCCCGTATCGCCGGACATCGAACCGACTCCGCCCCTTCGGCGTCCACGTAA